In Epinephelus lanceolatus isolate andai-2023 chromosome 13, ASM4190304v1, whole genome shotgun sequence, the following are encoded in one genomic region:
- the glrx5 gene encoding glutaredoxin-related protein 5, mitochondrial → MNSLIRSTARCLRSGAAVYLPRQADGRVWSASARFLCAAADLQKDLGEMVKKDKVVVFMKGTPAQPMCGFSNAVVQILRMHGVDHYASYNVLEDSELREGVKVFSNWPTIPQVYFNGEFVGGCDILLQMHQNGDLVEELKKLGITSALLEAEKESK, encoded by the exons ATGAACAGTTTAATTAGAAGCACCGCTCGGTGTTTGCGGTCCGGGGCGGCGGTGTATCTGCCCAGACAGGCCGACGGACGCGTGTGGTCGGCCTCGGCCCGGTTCCTGTGCGCGGCGGCGGACCTCCAGAAGGACCTTGGTGAGATGGTGAAGAAGGACAAAGTGGTGGTTTTCATGAAGGGGACTCCGGCTCAGCCCATGTGTGGCTTTAGTAACGCAGTGGTGCAGATCCTCCGGATGCACGGAGTGGACCACTACGCCTCGTACAACGTGTTGGAGGACTCGGAGCTCAGAGAAG GAGTCAAGGTGTTCTCCAACTGGCCCACGATCCCTCAGGTGTACTTCAACGGCGAGTTTGTCGGGGGCTGCGACATCCTGCTGCAGATGCACCAGAACGGAGACCTGGTGGAGGAGTTAAAGAAGCTAGGCATCACTTCTGCACTGCTGGAGGCTGAGAAGGAATCCaagtag
- the prkrip1 gene encoding PRKR-interacting protein 1 homolog — protein MAAHTQKNNKPGKPGGKEAQPLIIAKTPAEEQRLRLERLMRNPDKAAPIPDRPKEWNPRAPPEFVRDVMGSSAGAGSGEFHVYRHLRRREYQRQDFLDKIADKLDEDQQYLDKVEKNKQEAEERTAKRRKKREKLKQKKLMAKKAKLESKNKEDEADKSSDSSEEDKEEEEEREAEDDAEAPSFIMGRK, from the coding sequence ATGGCGGCGCACACGCAGAAGAATAACAAGCCGGGGAAACCCGGAGGAAAAGAGGCTCAGCCTCTGATTATCGCCAAAACTCCGGCGGAGGAGCAGCGTCTGAGGCTGGAGAGGCTGATGCGGAACCCGGATAAAGCCGCTCCCATCCCGGACCGGCCCAAAGAGTGGAACCCGCGGGCTCCGCCGGAGTTCGTCCGGGACGTGATGGGCTCCAGCGCCGGAGCAGGCAGCGGAGAGTTCCACGTTTACCGACACCTCCGCCGCAGAGAGTACCAGAGACAGGACTTCCTGGACAAGATAGCAGATAAACTGGATGAGGACCAGCAGTACCTGGACAAGGTGGAGAAGAACAAACAGGAGGCGGAGGAACGGACCGCCAAGCGCCGGAAGAAGCGCGAGAAGCTGAAGCAGAAGAAGCTGATGGCGAAGAAGGCGAAGCTGGAGTCCAAGAACAAGGAGGACGAAGCGGACAAGAGCTCGGACAGCAGCGAGGAGgacaaggaggaagaggaggagagagaggctgAGGATGATGCAGAGGCTCCTAGCTTCATCATGGGGAGGAAATGA